CAAGGAGCCCATTACCTGGAGCCTCCATCATCGAAGGGAGACAAACAAACATCAATCTTCTCCTCACTTTATCACACAAAACAAACAGGAAAGGTGGGTGTCAAAAAATCAACTCATCCATGAGGAGAGAACACTTTGATCCTTCAACAAATTCTCCAAACTACTTTTATAGTCCATTACCTGGAGCCTCTATATCCTCGAGTGGTTTTCGCGGGTGTTTTCacgatagccaatcataagagacctatggtcgCGGCCACGGATTACATCACGTGCGGCACACCCGAAACACAAACGTATTTCAAAATGATAACGGGCTATAAAAGTAGTTTGAAGAATTTGTTGAAGGATCAAAGTGTTTTATCTTCATAGATGAGTTCGTAAATTCTTGAAACCTTTCCTGTTTATTTTGTATGATAAAGTAAGGAGAAAATTGATGTTTGTCTCCGTACGGACTTGAACTTGTAAGTATGCCGTCCACATACTCAGAAGATCGAACCACATTGCAGATCATAGTAAAGTGCAGTACAGTATTTGTCTTCATTTAAAACTAGAAAGAACGGTGCCTTAAAAAGTGCGGGCGAGCGCCGGTTtctctttgtttatttttaacatttGTCGTGGGAGGTTTGACTGAGTAATTTTCTAACAGGGATGTACATGAATGGTATTTGTGAACGTTTTTGCAGTCTAAGTGCCGATGTAATATGTCAGTGGTATTGCTCAATGGAACAGTGGTATGCTTTGACAACGGTTGCCCTGTAAGGTGCAAGACGAGTGGGACATTCCAGGAGCCCATCACACGGAGCCTCAATctcccatataaacccttggAGACAACCTTTGCCCATATCTTTATATTTTTAGACGTTCGAATTCCCGCGAATGCATTATGCCGTCCAATCAGAACAATGGTTTTGTATTACATCACAAGCAGTCACGCACCAGTGATCGCGTTCGGCTcacaaaatattctaaaaataaaaagatacgggcaaagtttgactcaaggatatagtctggatggaggctccgggtcatgggctcctggacATTCCCGAACTCAAATTCTCGATTTTGGATGGCTGTAAAAATGTCAGTGACCGGATTAGCAATGAAACAAAGACCTAGTAGCATGTGACGACTCTGAGAGTAACACAAACCTCTTGCTCAGAAAACAAACTATGGAGGACTCTTCCCGCAGGTCCTCGTCCCGCACCGATAACTGCCACTTCCGGTTTCTCCATCAAGGCTGAAAGAAAGTGTTCAACGTCTTTGTCTGCCCCAGTTCCTTCGTCTGAAAGAGCATCTTGAAATTTGAAGGGCAGGGAATGGGCACGAGCAACAACCAGTTCACAAAGCTGAAGTTGCTTTACAAACTCCTGGAAAAAGAGAGATGCCTTCAGCCTAAGTTGACTTAATTATTCCTTGTTGTTCAGATGATTTCTTCATTTAATAACTTCCAACACTTCGAAATTTCTGTAACTTTTTTTCAGGGTCATTTCTTCTCTAAATTGAATTTAAGCCTTTTATTCCCACAATGGAAACGTTCATTCTGCCAACTAGTACCATAGAGTTCTTTTTGGGTattcatgagaatttggtgttatatcaagatcacacctcttaagctgataatctTAATGAACTTAAATTCTCAATACCTATACCTATTTCCATACCTTCTGCAACAAACGGATACTCCTGTCCATCGTGCATACTCGGTTCAATTTCAACTtctaataatttttcttttgtgacaTAAGTGACAGCAGGGCACTCAGCGCAGATATCAACAGGTGACATCTGGAACCTCCCTGGGCCTAATTGTGTGGTTCTCATCTCTTGCCGACAATTACATTGCCTTGTTCCTGAGACTCTCTTTCACTGGTTTGAAACGCAACACCTGTCAAGAGATTCCAAAATTATTCTGTACATTATACACATGTTAAACCTGCCACCATTAACCCAGTTGAGACACATTTACGCAAAAAATTCCTTTACTTAAATGTTGTGCATTGTTAGGAAAAGTCTCTTGCGACAGCCAGCTGCCTTGTCAACTATAATGGCAAGGTCAAAATCCATATTATGGCCAAATTGGTCTGCACGTCTTGCAATTTTAGAATTGTTGTCCCAAACACGGACAGCTCTTCTATGTTCACTAAGCCTTGTTGCAAGTGCTCTATCCGTTTGGCCATAATATGTGAAATCGCAATCAAGGCAGTTTACTTGTATACTAGGATTGTGCCTAATGTGCTGAGTGGTTTAAAACCAACTTTGACTCTGTTGTTGCATAGCACTCCCTACACTCTTTTATGCCTTTCACATAGGGTAGGACAGCAAAATTGTGTTGTTACTTCATTTGCAGTGTTGTTAGAGTTGGAGTCGCGATGCCCGGCTTTGCAAGCACAGCAACTTTTCTTGATAAATTGCAAGGGATAGTTATTGTTCATCAAGACTTTGATAACATGTTACTTTTCTTTGCGTTTCGCTGTTTTCGGTTGATGGGATTTTCTCCACTCTATCAAGGAGTGTATTAACCACTGATGTTTTATATTGAACTGGATGATGAGAGTTAAAATCAAGATTCTTTATCAGAGTGTGTTGGCTTTCGGTACACGTTGACCTGTATGCGAACATTTGCTCTAAATGGTGTATAATTTCTTATAGTAATTACGCAAATTTCTGACTGCAATTTCAGCATATTGTGTGGTTCTAGAAAATATCCATGCCTCACCACAGAGGGAATTTCCCTGGATTTTCCAGATTTGTAAGGAACTGATGACCCCCATCCCTCCAGAAATTACACAAAGTAAGACAACCAGACAACCAGTTGAGTGAAAGCAGTTCGCAAAACAACTTTGCGATAACAATTTACCAAATTCTATGTCGTGTTTAGCACagacaagaaactatttcacagtTTCCGAAATTATTCATTCTCTGAgcaagacagatgaagaaatattgtaaacattattaTAACAACAAACCTCATACGCTGCACTCAAGTCTTGAAATCTCTCCTGGGCTTTGGGATCCTCTTTATTCTTATCGGGATGCCATTTCATCGCTAATTTTCTGTACGCtcgcttgatttggtttttGTTCGCGTCTCGAGCGACACCCAAAATAGCGTAGAAATCTCTCCTAAAATTTCATAAATACGAGCAAATACTTATTTAAGATAAATGTCCAGGGGTAGAACTACCATAGAGAAGTGCACGTTTTAAATACCCTGCTAAAATTTGGAGGCAGCACGATAAAACCAAAGCAGAAAAAGATACACGTGTACTTCTGCCATTTTTGCCGGCGACGCTTTTCGAGTGCGAAGCCTCAAAGACTCCTGGGAAGGGTCCGGGGCATTCCCAACTAGTTTTGCGAACCGTTCCGCTCGCCGAAGGATCGCGCGCCATATATGTAAAAGCCCTGGCTTCACGTTCAAACATTAGAGAGGTTCAGTGACAAAAATGTAAGAgccctgcttgatattagctcatttctgtcctgttagctccagatatcaagcaacttctcaaaggaacgagacaagttaaaatgagagagTTCTCACGCTTTTTTGATAAGCAGGAACCTGCCGTTTCCCTTTTGACGTTGGCCGTAAAAgtcatgcttaacctctctattGTCATAAACATTTGTTGGATCAAAAATGTTAGAAtgtgtagcatgcatgtttgatgacgtttgtCAGCACAGTTTTTGGTTGGAAGAATGTTTGGACTTCgatcaaacattttctccaacatacaacaaatcaagtaaagctatgatcctcgcggtTATGGtcgcaatttcagcaattgcgtagagaagcctgaacaaTTCAGGACTTTCGGGactacaacaaatgttgaagcgtgTAGGGGCCCTCTCAACCCAAAATGGCGGAGGTGGACTGTGAcgtgtttccaacaatgttatatgcgtatccaacattgttagaagcgtTCGTATAACAATGTTGGGTCGAGTTCTTCTAACAATGTACGCAAAAACAATTACTGTTCAGTTGATGCGTAACGCAGCTTTTTGCAGTGGACAGATCTAAAGAAATCGTGATTCAGAGCCAGGTACAGTAAAGTCCCAGTAAAGAGCAACGTAACGTCATGCAACAATCAGAACAATCAATTGatgctatgatcctcgcagttatgaacgcaattttagcaattgcatagagaagcctgaaaaattcaggacttcaacggtagggtcgtacctcttgttcagtgaacactatatttcattggctgtatagtgtaAGTTGTACTTCCTATTCTCTtctgtcaggggcacccaacgaatctgttccttacattatctgttccccagagaagtattgctggctggcaaaaatacaggtgtttcgatgagctggctgggaaattttgttattgatagaggtttggtttgcctgggaattactgactttttctagcatttcaacccgagctggctgtagaaattctgaagactgaggaggacgactgaaaaaaaaaaaaaaaaaaaaaaaaaagaaccccttccctctcccagagagtagtcgtttcggatcgagggattttgaaccagtgacctcgcCGATGCCGATGCCGatgccggtgcaacgctctaaccaactgaactatgaggCCAGTGttgttaggagctggtcatttgtgggttcaaatgttccaggGATGAATGAattaacgaacgaaatgatatatgaaacgaatcatataattgaactgcagatatgaaatcaagaggagctatgatcctcccagttaatagaccatattcgtattctcggaattggactggaactagcttgcaatggaggctaatgcgggggaatcttttcaaatgcaaatactttctaatatattcccccgcattagcctccattgcaagctagttccagtccaataccgagaatacgaatatggtctattatggACGCAAATTTTGGCAATAGCGGAGAAGAATTCATGTTGCAAAGACAATTAActatacctcgatataacgaacatTTCTGTTGTTGTTCTAAACATTCGTTATAACGAGGTTTCCAATGTGACGTAACGAAATCTTGGTATAACGAACTAATTTCCTCTGTCCCTTGGCACTTCGCGGTTAAATCGAGGTTTCACTGTAAACCGCTGGTAGTCTTAGTAGAGAAGGACCGGATTGAGCCACGATGAAAAAAGGAATTTCAGTGCACTGTCACATTACAGGTCGACATTTCTCTCGGAGTACGTTTCAAAGTggagggggggggtgggggtggctAAGTTTTGGAATGGATCACAGAGGGGTAAGGGAAGAGGTTCAAgagaaaaagacaaagaaagcaaggtgacacacgctaacaccaatctggtgtggccaacacatcacgcatgtacacgaccatttcacccggtcaattagcagctaTCCGTTTTGGCCTTGCTAGGCCTCATCAGCAtagcgtagctaacatacctttaagtggcagctccacATACAAgaaatgtggtaagctgggtttgGAACACCAAAAGTGTATAAATATCAGAGCAGTATTCATGCATTCCTGTTTATAGTCGATGAATATGATGCTGACAGACTGCTCATGTAATTTAGTCTTTCAGAATATTGTGAGAATCGCATTTATTGGACTCGAATTTTAGGATTTCTGGTGGGTGCTAAGAGGAAATATCTTTCATCTTGGACTGGGAGACACACTCCGTTCTCCGGCAGATATGGTATTGAGTGACAAGCGTTTGGaaccagaaaaagaaaaaaacatgcaTCGtaattaattgaaaaattaatttcttgaGATAGTCAATACAAGGGTTTGTTTGACGACCTAAAGTGGATCGTAGGTCCGGGTTACAGAGTAAACAACAGTATAAAAGCGATTCGAAACGAACCTTCTAGGTAACCACCAACGTTACTGAGTTGGTTTCCTTTGTGAGGTATCGTTAAACTGTAAGCCATTTTGACATGACAAACTCCCATAGCTTATAAACAAGGGTCTTATTTCATTGGGTTATTCAGTTATGTCCCTTCTCTCCCCAATCTATATGTGTTTATTTATCATGTGCAATCTTATGATTAAAATTACCAGTATTAGATGTTTTATTCTAAACCTGGTTCTTTCTTTccataatattaaaaaattgaactttttattgttttatgaGAAATCTGACTGTAAATGAAGGTACAGTAGATCTAGCGAGGGTAAGTGTGTTCTGTAGAAAGAATAAATATTACTCTGACAAGGGGAGTAAAGTTTGAgagagtaaattttactcttaaAAAGGAGTGGTTTTGTACTTTTTTATCCCTCCCCAGGTTTGGAGCCGTTAATTTCACTCTGTCAAGGGTAAATTGAACTCCATTAAGAGTTTAATTCACTCCAATAGAAGGATAAAATTTACTCTTGtattggagtgaattttacacCACAGGAAGGATAAACAATACTGGAGTAAATTTTACCCTaacaaaagagtaaaagatatgggagtgaattttactctaAAAATGTggtggttttgtacctttttttagtctttttttaaattcaatctactccttgaaaataacagtgtacAAGCTATTCGAAAGCGGATATGCACCTCAGAATATAAATTCAAACGAATAGACAGTTCGCAATGTTAATGTATGTCTATGATATGTTAAACCGAGAATACGTGCTAAAAACGAAAACCACAAACAAATAAAGAATAATATGACATTATTAACCTACACCAGTAAGCACAGCTGTTAGCATCTCAGCTCAACTGAGAAATCTTTATGGTGCTATACCTATTTTTCAGGAGAAAAAACATGCTCTCTTTGAAATTTTGTCGTGATTAGGATAAAACTTTTAGTAGGTTAATAAGACGACTTCATTTTTACTGATGAAATCTTGACGCGATGAAAACTTGCAACGCTCGGCATTGACAAAGCAAGAACAAAAGTTCCattaaaaaagacaacaacaatCTAGTTCGGTTCTCTCCTTTTTCCTGTCAGCTTGTCATTCGATTGCCAAAAAGAGAAACGAATTAGAAACGACACgatttaattaaatgaaaatcatGAGGTGTTGTTTATCCCAGAGCTGTCAGTGAGGTGTGGCATTGCGGAAaaataattcagtttttaaaggAACAAAGCATGATCTGCCGCAATTCACCTTAGTATAGCTGTCGAACTTTGCACCAAGAGAAAATACCGTGGTTATTTCAGCAGCTCGAGGCGGgaaaaatttagaaatgtattaaaattaatgcaagacaaaagaagtttgaagaaattcaatagtcatttaaaaaattaatgcaaaccATTAAATCATCATTCTTCCTAAGAAGTATATCACTCAATCAAGGCTGGCAAAAGAGGAATACATTTTGTTGCCGGAGGGACCAGTTTCCAAATCGTGTATACGTCTTGACTCTTAACACATTTCAttcacttcaaatatttttctcaaagagCAAACAAGCCCTAATGACATCAATTACTCAGGAAGTTTCATTAAGGGGttcttaataattaattactttaATTTGGCAAAACCTGAAATATCATGTATACAAGTTCTCCTTGCTAATTATGTTTAACCAAGCAGACCGAATATGCAGTTGAGAATtttgaacagagaccaagtgcAGACATAAACGCAGAAAAAAGGTTTAACCGAGCCACATAGGTAAGTTTATTTGGCCACTGAAAAGAAACTGGTTTGCTCAGGGTAGTCCACTTTGGACAGTCAGAGCAGTGCTAACTGAGGAAATTAGTAGCGGCGCCCCATTCATCTTTCCGTGCGCAGGAACATTCTCTCAAGGCTTAAGTAAGGTCTTCGTCCATCCCGATATAAAAGTTAAAATTTACAACCCCAAACAGCTCAATTCTGTAAAGATACTGACCTCTCCGAATGTCCCTTAAAGATTAAAAAAGACACACGGGTTATCTGTGAAGTACGGTGGcctgcttcaaatttcaaacttgaaattttgcgtttgcaaactcaaaatttcgagttcacaaactcgaaattttgagtttacaaaccgggcagagtaaaatacaaactgtagacaaaaggtaaaatacagactaaggttataattttactgttgaaaaagcccaaacccttcagaagtgctaaccttaggcctaattaggcacaaaacaatatttaggcttaactgttagcacatctaaagggtttgggttttaacaacagttacattaaaaccttagtctgcagtctgcgttgtACACTGACCAGTTTACAAACTCGAGATTTGAAGTTTGTGAACACAAAATGTCGAGTTTCGAAATTCGAAATTCCGAGTTTGCAAacgcaaaatttcgagtttgtggACACAAAGTTTCGAGTTtataaactcaaaatttcgagcttgtaaactcgaaatttcgaatttctaaactcaaaattacaagtttgaaatttgaaacaggaaaattgaTCACGAAATGCCATGTCCCTTACGGGCCACCGTAGTGACGCTTTCACCTGTCTTGAACTACAGTTAAACCATAAACTGTATCATTTAGTGTGGTATGCATTATAGGTCAGTTAAGCATTTTGCTATTGTGTTTGAAGTTACCACATATTAGttttttcacattaaaaatttGCTGATATAATATTCCTGCGAGAGCCTGAATCCCATCTTGACTGACGCCATAAAATTTCGAAACTAATTTATTTCTAACTTACGCCACTTACCGAACAGAGGCCCTTTGAAAAGATCGTTAACGGCTCATGACATAGTTTTGCTATTTAACGATGTCAGTGGCCTACCCCTTGTATATATTTGAGAGTTATTAGCGAAAGCCCGACAAGTTTAATGGGATATAATTTGGTTGAAAGAAGTTGACGTATTTTAAGTTGTATCGCAAAAACACTGGTCAATTTATGTTATTTTCAACACAAGGTTTCCTTTGATGACGTGGTGATTGACAAAATGCACCCGTTTATCTTCGCGATCTTTTTTACTGGTCTGGTTTGCAATGCTGCGATGGCTGAACAATGCAATGGACCGCGTCAGCTGCCTATTCACGGCAAGATGTTAAGAGGTCACATTTACGAAGAGCTATTTGCTCGATCTGGTGATGCAGAATGCTTGTTCATATGCAGAAAAGAGGACTTATGCCAAAGCTTTAACTTCGTTAAGACGAAGAGTATTTGTGAGTTTAATAACCGCACCAAGGAAGCAGCCAGTCCGGAGAATTTCATTGACGACAAAGAACGATATTACGTCAAACTGGACGTCAGCAGAGGTATTGTCGTCAGTTGCTCATATATGGCACTAGCTTTAATTTCATCGCACATTTTGAGCACTCATTGCCATATGATTCCTAAACcaggcgggggggggggggggggtgggggggtggggTTAGAAAGGGTTCTCAGTATCCACGTTCACTTCAACAGTGCCATAGATCAACCGCTAGTCAATGATACGTGGGCTCTAAAAAAACATTGGTGCAATCTTTGTTCATTGCTTTTCAAAGCAGATGCGAATACTGATGGGAATATGGTTTAAACTTTAACATCATTAAGGACATTAAGAACCTTTCTTCTCCAACCGATCATTGGTTTATTCGAAACCTTgcatattgtaaatatattcataatttttttatttgtgtgCGATTTGCACACAAAAATAAAGATTGCTGTGatcgtttttgaaaaaaagtttaCGGCTCAACGCCAGACGAACTAGGAGAAAGGAAAGTTTTGCTCAGTAAGAATCATCGGCGCCATCCTGATTTGATAAAagtttaataattaataatctTCTTCTTAAGGGCAAGAGTGGAAATAGGCAGCATTGAAACCGGCGCACTGAAGGATTTTACCATCAGTGGACTCAATAGTTGGGACCACACTAATGAAAACAGCATTCCAGGCTGAGACGGTCTAGTAGTTATTATTTGAATGGCCACTCTTCAGGATTccgtgggaggcgcggtggcctcatggttagagtgctcgactccggatcgagtgatccgggttcgggtcctgtgttgtgttcttgggcaaggcactttactctcacggtgcctctctccacccagtgtataaatgggtaccggcgaaaatgctgagggggtaaccctgcgatagaCTAgaatcccatccagggggaatagaaatactcctagtagCTTCATGCttcggaaaccggagataagcgccggtcTGATGGGCCTTTCTAGGCTTACCTTCAGGATTCCACAGACAAACCAACACATGCATGATAATAACAGTAGAGCAGTTTTccattgagtgtcgtaaaaccaaaaccaaagtaattactttggccaatcaaaaaggtcggagacaatccagtaaaccaatcaaaactcgaagcaattacacgtagccgacacaaagcgcgggaaaatgtgcacgcgcgagccacgattggttttggtttcacttctgattggttgaaaaaatggcgcgagaactttgaaccaatcactgagtgaagtaatcataaaccaaagtaattatctaattactttcgacactcaattgaaaaccactctaataataataataataataaataataataataataataataataataataataataatgataacgataatgataataataaacaagacaaaatcaAGTAATTAACATTTAGTTAATTTTGGTCATTGTCAATTCCCTGACAGTTCCTCTCGGTTCCATTCCTGCGCTGCCAGCCAAATCTTGCAAGGAGATAAAAGCAAATGAAGAAGGAAAAGTGAGCAACGGCTCCTACTGGTTTTACACTCTAATACCAGGAAAAAGTGTGCAGGCACCTTGTGACATGGAGAACGAAGGTACTTTGTAGCTACCTTGAATAGCAAGCGGTGGGGCATAAGGTGGTAGATATATTTTACTGGATGACTAAACACATTTAACGCCAGCTTTTGTAACTACCTTGGGTTAACTGCTCAGTCATGCCAACTCACTTGAAATCAACATAAAGCCGGATCGCCTAAAAAAACCTCAGaaaaatctttttcttttttattttcttgctcTGACGGTTGATACCAACCGGGagtggggggggaggggggtactacaaaaaaaatttaatacgGGGAGGCTCCGCCCCGACGTCCGACCCCTTACCCTTTTGTATaccatttttggcagaaaagatACCCCTTTCGTATATCTTGCATTGGAAAATAGTACCCCTTTCACAAACCTACTTGTATTAAAGAACACTGCATCCCCTTTCTAGCCCTTAGAATGAAGTTAATGAACGATATTACCTCTCATGAAAAATACTtaaatgacagatttccctaccctttcatataCTTCGTCTCGTGAAATCCCAccctttcatatacctgaagcgtGAAAAAGGTACCCCTTTTGGGCGGAGCCTCCCCGTATAGGCCATTATACGGGGTACACCCCCCGGAATACCaactattctctattttcacattccccatagtGCAATTTGTTTGCCCCCCTAATTtc
The genomic region above belongs to Montipora capricornis isolate CH-2021 chromosome 5, ASM3666992v2, whole genome shotgun sequence and contains:
- the LOC138048478 gene encoding rab3 GTPase-activating protein catalytic subunit-like → MKWHPDKNKEDPKAQERFQDLSAAYEEFVKQLQLCELVVARAHSLPFKFQDALSDEGTGADKDVEHFLSALMEKPEVAVIGAGRGPAGRVLHSLFSEQESARTQFASDESSPSNQLSPPSTPSQDFPPPTGREYILRTTIPRPRSSSRPCPQRMYCVLTNDEFRLAGAFTDDVIFQ